In one window of Aquamicrobium sp. DNA:
- a CDS encoding protein-L-isoaspartate(D-aspartate) O-methyltransferase, with product MDAEAERERFAAFLLRMRGSGLDRRELVAAVEATPRAGFVPAQWQADAWGERSLPIECGQAIEGLDLQMRILAALDLQPECRVLEIGTGSGFTAAVMARLVARVLTLDRFATLAGQATQRHEALGISNVIARQADGAQGLPAEGPFDRIVAWAAYETLPRGFADQLSSGGIMIAAIGPGEGVQVIEKLTKVGSRFEREQVAEVRFQPMTAGTAQAL from the coding sequence ATGGACGCGGAGGCCGAACGCGAACGGTTCGCGGCCTTCCTGCTGCGCATGCGCGGGTCCGGCCTCGACCGGCGCGAGCTGGTCGCGGCGGTGGAGGCGACGCCGCGCGCCGGCTTCGTGCCGGCGCAATGGCAGGCCGACGCCTGGGGCGAGCGCAGCCTCCCCATCGAGTGCGGGCAGGCGATCGAGGGGCTGGACCTCCAGATGCGCATCCTCGCCGCGCTCGACCTCCAGCCCGAATGCCGGGTGCTCGAGATCGGCACCGGGTCGGGCTTCACCGCGGCGGTGATGGCGCGGCTTGTCGCGCGGGTGCTGACGCTCGACCGCTTCGCGACGCTCGCCGGCCAAGCGACGCAGCGCCACGAGGCGCTGGGCATCTCGAACGTCATCGCCCGCCAGGCCGACGGCGCGCAAGGGTTGCCGGCCGAGGGGCCGTTCGACCGCATCGTCGCATGGGCGGCCTACGAGACGCTGCCGCGCGGCTTCGCCGACCAGCTTTCCTCCGGCGGCATCATGATCGCCGCCATCGGCCCGGGCGAGGGCGTGCAGGTAATCGAGAAGCTGACCAAGGTCGGCTCCCGCTTCGAGCGCGAGCAGGTGGCCGAGGTGCGCTTCCAGCCGATGACTGCCGGGACCGCGCAGGCGCTCTGA
- a CDS encoding ABC transporter ATP-binding protein, translated as MATAAAGRVTAGVSFAARLAFEHVGHAFTAGVPTLTDISLTAEPGEVLCLLGPSGSGKTTLLRIAAGIEAQTKGRLLINDKVIAGPGVFVPPEKRSVGLVFQDYALFPHLTILENVRFGLTALSREEARGEAMISLSRVGLERYAESYPHSLSGGEQQRVALARAIAPRPAVLLMDEPFSGLDSRLKDSVRAETLAILRQSRATAIVVTHDAEEAMRMGDRIALLKDGRLVQAGTANEIYHQPASLFAAGFFSELNVFAGRVAGGRVETPLGSFDAGAIGDGAQATVAIRLSGFDVSQTHGQTPARVLSRRFLGVVELLELAVPGMEQPIRARVRCGALSGSGPEIWLTVRGADVLVFERTGESA; from the coding sequence ATGGCGACAGCGGCGGCAGGACGGGTGACGGCGGGGGTTTCCTTCGCCGCGCGGCTTGCCTTCGAGCATGTCGGCCACGCATTCACCGCCGGCGTCCCGACCTTGACCGACATATCGCTGACGGCGGAGCCGGGCGAGGTGCTTTGCCTGCTCGGGCCGTCCGGCTCGGGCAAGACGACGCTGCTGCGCATCGCCGCCGGCATCGAGGCGCAGACGAAAGGGAGGCTCCTCATCAACGACAAGGTGATCGCCGGACCCGGCGTCTTCGTGCCGCCGGAGAAGCGCTCGGTCGGGCTGGTGTTCCAGGACTATGCGCTGTTCCCGCACCTGACCATCCTGGAGAACGTCCGCTTCGGCCTGACCGCCCTGTCGCGCGAGGAGGCGCGGGGCGAGGCGATGATCTCGCTAAGCCGTGTCGGGCTGGAACGCTACGCCGAATCCTACCCGCACAGCCTTTCGGGCGGCGAGCAGCAGCGCGTGGCGCTGGCGCGCGCCATCGCGCCGCGGCCGGCGGTGCTGCTGATGGACGAGCCGTTCTCGGGGCTGGATTCGCGGTTGAAGGATTCGGTACGCGCCGAGACGCTGGCGATCCTGCGCCAGAGCCGGGCGACGGCCATCGTCGTCACCCACGACGCCGAGGAAGCCATGCGCATGGGCGACCGCATCGCGCTTTTGAAGGACGGGCGGCTGGTGCAGGCCGGAACCGCGAACGAGATCTACCACCAGCCGGCGAGCCTCTTCGCCGCCGGGTTCTTTTCCGAGCTCAACGTCTTTGCCGGGCGCGTCGCCGGGGGCCGGGTCGAAACGCCGCTGGGCAGCTTTGACGCAGGCGCGATCGGCGACGGCGCGCAGGCCACGGTGGCGATCCGACTTTCCGGCTTCGACGTCTCACAAACGCATGGGCAAACGCCCGCGCGAGTGCTATCACGCCGGTTCCTTGGCGTGGTCGAGCTGCTGGAGCTTGCCGTCCCGGGCATGGAGCAGCCGATCCGGGCACGGGTCCGGTGCGGCGCTTTGTCCGGGTCAGGGCCGGAAATTTGGCTTACGGTGAGGGGAGCTGACGTGCTTGTGTTTGAAAGAACCGGCGAAAGCGCATAA
- a CDS encoding twin-arginine translocase TatA/TatE family subunit — protein MGTFSIWHWLIVLVVVLLLFGRGKIPELMGDMAKGIKSFKKGMSDDDEETKTVEHRADETVSAPKEKAGKTS, from the coding sequence ATGGGTACCTTCTCGATCTGGCACTGGCTCATCGTTCTGGTCGTGGTGCTGCTCCTGTTCGGGCGCGGCAAGATTCCGGAGCTGATGGGCGACATGGCCAAGGGCATCAAGAGCTTCAAGAAGGGCATGTCCGACGACGACGAGGAGACGAAGACCGTCGAGCATCGCGCCGACGAGACCGTCTCCGCGCCCAAGGAAAAGGCCGGCAAGACTTCCTGA
- the tatB gene encoding Sec-independent protein translocase protein TatB has protein sequence MFDIAWTEMLVIAIVLIVVVGPKELPGMLRTVGKTTAKLRAMAGDFRKQFDEALKEAELDDLKKLADDARKLNPTADIKKALNPLESAGRDVRAGLEAAFNPPRAEPPKPKPKVEAASPDAPAPAVSATPAPAAVAAAAPAKPAAAKPVPAAGRPAAAKPAAVKSAPAAAKPVAAKPAAKKPAAPKKKTGGAAS, from the coding sequence ATGTTTGACATCGCCTGGACGGAGATGCTGGTGATCGCGATCGTGCTGATCGTGGTCGTCGGTCCCAAGGAACTGCCCGGCATGCTGCGCACCGTCGGCAAGACGACGGCGAAGCTGCGGGCCATGGCGGGCGATTTCCGCAAGCAGTTCGACGAGGCGCTGAAGGAGGCCGAGCTCGACGATCTGAAGAAGCTCGCCGACGACGCCAGAAAGCTCAACCCCACCGCCGACATCAAGAAGGCGCTGAACCCGCTGGAATCGGCGGGCAGGGACGTGCGCGCCGGGCTTGAGGCGGCGTTCAACCCGCCGAGGGCCGAACCGCCCAAGCCGAAGCCGAAGGTCGAGGCGGCGTCGCCCGATGCGCCGGCCCCGGCGGTGAGCGCGACTCCCGCACCGGCTGCTGTCGCTGCCGCCGCGCCGGCAAAGCCGGCAGCCGCGAAGCCGGTTCCCGCTGCCGGCAGACCGGCTGCCGCGAAGCCCGCTGCGGTGAAATCCGCCCCGGCGGCCGCGAAGCCGGTAGCCGCAAAGCCGGCAGCGAAGAAGCCCGCCGCACCGAAGAAGAAGACTGGCGGAGCCGCCTCGTGA
- the serS gene encoding serine--tRNA ligase, protein MLDIKWIRENPQALADALAARGQSPEAARAVVDDLIARDEARRAHLVALQEKQERRNAASREIGNAMRAGDSARAEELKQEVAGIKEFVQSGEATERALDKAFADALAVVPNLPLADVPAGRDEHDNVEVRRVGEPKRPNWAKEHFELGEALGQMDFERAARISGARFTVISGQLARLERALGQFMLDLHTTEHGYTEVIPPLLVRDDALYGTGQLPKFEEDLFFVPHGEARLGLIPTSEVPLTNLVREEILAGEKLPLRFTALTPCFRSEAGSAGRDTRGMLRQHQFNKVEMVSITDAESSVAEHERMTGCAETVLKRLGLPFRTVVLCTGDMGFGARKTYDIEVWLPGQNAYREISSCSVCGDFQARRMNARYRTGDGKPQFVHTLNGSGIAVGRALIAVMENYQNEDGSITVPDALKPYMGGIERIGAA, encoded by the coding sequence ATGCTCGACATCAAGTGGATTCGTGAAAACCCGCAGGCGCTCGCGGACGCGCTCGCTGCGCGCGGCCAGTCGCCGGAGGCCGCCCGGGCCGTCGTCGACGATTTGATCGCGCGGGACGAGGCGCGGCGCGCCCATCTCGTCGCCTTGCAGGAGAAGCAGGAGCGCCGCAACGCCGCCTCCAGGGAGATCGGCAACGCCATGCGCGCCGGCGATTCCGCCCGCGCCGAGGAGCTGAAGCAGGAAGTCGCGGGCATCAAGGAGTTCGTCCAGTCGGGCGAGGCGACGGAGCGCGCGCTCGACAAGGCTTTCGCCGACGCGCTCGCCGTCGTCCCCAACCTGCCTCTGGCCGACGTGCCGGCGGGCCGCGACGAGCACGACAATGTCGAGGTGCGCCGCGTCGGCGAGCCGAAGCGGCCCAACTGGGCGAAGGAGCATTTCGAGCTCGGCGAGGCGCTCGGCCAGATGGATTTCGAGCGCGCCGCGCGGATTTCCGGCGCGCGCTTCACCGTGATCTCCGGCCAGCTTGCCCGGCTCGAACGCGCGCTCGGCCAGTTCATGCTCGACCTGCACACCACCGAGCACGGCTACACCGAAGTGATCCCGCCGCTCCTGGTGCGCGACGACGCGCTCTACGGCACCGGCCAGCTGCCGAAGTTCGAGGAAGACCTGTTCTTCGTTCCGCATGGCGAGGCGCGGCTCGGTCTGATCCCGACCTCGGAAGTGCCGCTGACCAACCTCGTGCGCGAGGAGATCCTCGCCGGCGAGAAGCTGCCGCTGCGCTTCACCGCGCTGACGCCCTGCTTCCGCTCCGAGGCGGGCTCGGCCGGGCGTGACACGCGCGGCATGCTGCGCCAGCACCAGTTCAACAAGGTCGAGATGGTGTCGATCACCGATGCCGAGTCCTCGGTCGCCGAGCACGAGCGGATGACGGGATGCGCCGAGACCGTGCTGAAGCGCCTCGGCCTGCCGTTCCGCACCGTGGTGCTGTGCACCGGCGACATGGGCTTCGGCGCGCGCAAGACCTACGACATCGAGGTCTGGTTGCCGGGCCAGAACGCCTATCGCGAGATCTCATCCTGCTCGGTCTGCGGCGATTTCCAGGCGCGGCGCATGAATGCGCGCTACCGCACCGGCGACGGCAAGCCGCAATTCGTCCACACGCTGAACGGCTCGGGCATCGCGGTCGGGCGCGCGCTGATCGCGGTGATGGAGAACTACCAGAACGAGGACGGCTCGATCACCGTGCCGGACGCGCTGAAGCCCTATATGGGCGGCATCGAGCGGATCGGAGCGGCCTGA
- the surE gene encoding 5'/3'-nucleotidase SurE: protein MRILLTNDDGVHAEGLQVLERIARSFTDEVWVVAPETDQSGFAHSLSLSEPLRMRKVRERHYAVRGTPTDCVIMGVRHLMPEPPDLILSGVNAGSNVADDVTYSGTIAGAMEGTLLGIRSIALSQGYSVSEDGRTVDWRTAERHAPEVLEKLIGLSLPENVFLNLNFPNCRPEEVRGVAVTNQGKLSHGLWLDERKDGRGFPYFWLRFGREPVDVRDGTDLAALRAGMISVTPLHMDLTAYAVKDQIAKALS, encoded by the coding sequence ATGCGCATTCTTCTGACCAATGACGACGGCGTCCACGCCGAGGGCCTGCAGGTGCTGGAGCGCATCGCGCGCTCCTTCACCGACGAGGTGTGGGTGGTCGCGCCCGAGACCGACCAGTCGGGCTTCGCCCATTCGCTGTCGCTGTCGGAGCCGCTCAGGATGCGGAAAGTTCGCGAGCGGCACTACGCGGTGCGCGGCACGCCGACCGATTGCGTCATCATGGGCGTGCGCCACCTGATGCCCGAGCCGCCGGACCTGATCCTGTCGGGCGTCAATGCCGGCTCGAACGTCGCCGACGACGTCACCTATTCCGGCACCATCGCCGGCGCCATGGAGGGGACGCTGCTCGGCATCCGCTCGATCGCGCTGAGCCAGGGTTATTCGGTGAGCGAGGACGGCCGCACCGTCGACTGGCGCACGGCAGAGCGCCACGCGCCCGAGGTGCTGGAGAAGCTCATCGGCCTGTCGCTGCCGGAAAACGTGTTCCTCAACCTCAACTTCCCGAACTGCCGGCCGGAGGAGGTCAGGGGCGTCGCCGTCACCAACCAGGGCAAGCTCAGCCACGGCCTGTGGCTCGACGAGCGCAAGGACGGGCGCGGCTTTCCCTATTTCTGGCTGCGCTTCGGCCGCGAGCCGGTCGACGTGCGCGACGGCACCGACCTCGCGGCGCTGCGCGCCGGCATGATCTCGGTCACGCCGCTGCATATGGACCTGACGGCCTATGCGGTGAAGGACCAGATCGCCAAGGCGCTGAGCTGA
- the tatC gene encoding twin-arginine translocase subunit TatC — MTAEDDDIEKSAAPLLDHLIELRSRLIWSLVGFFIAFLVCFFFAKQLFILLVLPFQWASAWAGLDPTKVDLIYTAPQEFFFTQIKLGMFGGIVLAFPLIATQLYKFVAPGLYRNERAAFLPFLIASPILFLIGAALVYFFFTPMVMWFFLAMQQVGPDQEIQISLLPRVSEYLGLIMTLILAFGLVFQLPVVTTLLVRVGLLRVETLVSKRRWAIVIAFVVAAVLTPPDPVSQIGLALPTILLYEASIWIGRMIEKKRAAEEAAREAALEAELAKGSSASEAKSSEDTPSAQA; from the coding sequence GTGACCGCTGAAGACGACGACATCGAGAAATCGGCAGCGCCGCTGCTCGATCACCTGATCGAACTGCGCTCGCGACTGATCTGGTCGCTGGTCGGCTTCTTCATCGCCTTCCTGGTCTGCTTCTTCTTCGCCAAGCAGCTTTTCATCCTTCTGGTGCTGCCGTTCCAGTGGGCGTCCGCCTGGGCCGGGCTCGACCCGACCAAGGTCGACCTGATCTACACCGCACCGCAGGAATTCTTCTTCACGCAGATCAAGCTCGGCATGTTCGGCGGCATCGTGCTCGCCTTCCCGCTGATCGCGACGCAGCTCTACAAGTTCGTCGCGCCGGGGCTCTACCGCAACGAGCGCGCCGCCTTCCTGCCGTTCCTGATCGCCTCGCCGATCCTGTTCCTGATCGGCGCGGCGCTGGTCTACTTCTTCTTCACTCCGATGGTGATGTGGTTCTTCCTCGCCATGCAGCAGGTCGGGCCGGATCAGGAGATCCAGATCTCGCTGCTGCCGCGCGTGTCGGAATATCTCGGCCTGATCATGACGCTGATCCTGGCCTTCGGGCTGGTGTTCCAGTTGCCGGTCGTGACGACGCTTCTGGTGCGCGTCGGGCTGCTGCGGGTCGAGACGCTGGTTTCCAAGCGCCGCTGGGCCATCGTCATCGCCTTCGTCGTCGCCGCGGTGCTGACGCCGCCCGATCCGGTGAGCCAGATCGGCCTCGCCTTGCCGACCATCCTGCTCTACGAGGCGTCGATCTGGATCGGCCGCATGATCGAGAAAAAGCGGGCAGCGGAGGAAGCGGCGCGCGAGGCGGCGCTGGAGGCGGAGCTTGCCAAGGGATCGTCGGCTTCCGAGGCCAAGTCGTCCGAGGATACGCCTTCGGCCCAGGCATAG
- a CDS encoding ATP-binding protein, giving the protein MKDMLPETLEEKIDRLIATIARLAPREPEATDLAAADCFVWSAEAGRLEPVHRVNRVEIALIRGVDRVRDILDDNTRRFAAGLPANNALLWGARGMGKSSLVKAVHAAINRDLAEGEPPLKLIEIHREDIDTLPKLLSILKSAPFRFVLFCDDLSFDHDDTSYKSLKAALEGGVEGRPDNVIFYATSNRRHLLPRDMIDNERSTAINPGEAVEEKVSLSDRFGLWLGFHKCSQDEYLEMIDGYVRHYGLETDPEALRSEALEWATTRGSRSGRVAWQFVQDLAGRMGRRLDA; this is encoded by the coding sequence ATGAAAGATATGCTGCCCGAAACGCTGGAAGAAAAGATCGACCGCCTGATCGCGACGATAGCCCGCCTCGCCCCCCGCGAGCCGGAGGCGACGGACCTCGCCGCCGCCGACTGCTTCGTCTGGTCGGCCGAGGCCGGCAGGCTGGAGCCGGTCCACCGCGTCAACCGGGTCGAGATCGCGCTGATCCGCGGCGTCGACCGGGTGCGCGACATCCTCGACGACAACACCCGCCGCTTCGCCGCCGGTCTGCCGGCCAACAATGCGCTTCTGTGGGGCGCGCGCGGCATGGGCAAGTCGTCGCTGGTCAAGGCCGTGCATGCGGCGATCAACCGCGACCTGGCCGAGGGCGAGCCGCCGCTGAAGCTGATCGAGATCCACCGCGAGGACATCGACACGCTGCCGAAGCTGTTGTCGATTCTCAAATCCGCGCCGTTCCGCTTCGTGCTGTTCTGCGACGACCTGTCCTTCGACCACGACGACACCTCGTACAAGTCGCTGAAGGCGGCGCTGGAGGGCGGCGTCGAGGGCCGGCCGGACAACGTCATCTTCTACGCGACCTCGAACCGGCGCCACCTCCTGCCGCGCGACATGATCGACAACGAGCGCTCGACCGCGATCAATCCCGGCGAGGCGGTGGAGGAGAAGGTCTCGCTGTCGGACCGCTTCGGCCTGTGGCTCGGCTTTCACAAATGCTCGCAGGACGAGTATCTCGAGATGATCGACGGCTATGTCCGCCACTACGGGCTGGAGACGGACCCGGAGGCGCTACGCAGCGAGGCGCTCGAATGGGCGACGACGCGCGGCAGCCGCTCGGGTCGCGTCGCCTGGCAGTTCGTGCAGGACCTCGCCGGGCGCATGGGACGGCGGCTGGACGCGTAA
- the yajC gene encoding preprotein translocase subunit YajC has product MFVTPAYAQGVAGGPDVFISILPFVLIFVIMYFLIIRPQRQQMKKRGEMLAAVRRGDTVITGGGLIGKVTKANDDDLEIDLGNGVKVTALRATIADVRVKGEPIANQNAKK; this is encoded by the coding sequence ATGTTCGTTACCCCGGCCTATGCCCAGGGAGTCGCTGGCGGCCCCGACGTCTTCATCAGCATCCTGCCGTTCGTGCTCATCTTCGTCATCATGTACTTCCTCATCATCCGGCCGCAGCGCCAGCAGATGAAGAAGCGCGGCGAGATGCTGGCGGCGGTGCGGCGCGGCGACACGGTCATCACCGGCGGCGGCCTGATCGGCAAGGTGACGAAGGCCAACGACGACGACCTCGAAATCGACCTCGGCAACGGAGTCAAGGTGACGGCGCTGCGCGCCACCATCGCCGACGTGCGCGTCAAGGGCGAGCCGATCGCCAACCAGAACGCCAAGAAATAA
- a CDS encoding peptidoglycan DD-metalloendopeptidase family protein produces the protein MRSGISGKYRRSLAHGAAIVVAGGLLAGCSSDVMRFQDSILTGDSRPVQPAPVAQAYPGDYSQVDTMSTGSVAAVPRRGGILNRAGLVPRPQGSVSAGGVYAQAPVQQPVYNNSYPAAAPQSLPPVSTGSMSSGSVSSGPALAPVTRASLDTTVTGSTQPLRTPAAAAVQPVPVAVQPAPPTLAQPAPASTAQQPNAVVTTDGEGGWMRAGGTQITVKPGETVYNLSRRFGVPTDAILKANGLSSANALAAGQQIVIPTYVHSARAPVSAPDANPNVADARSSTGTRYDVPAGRTPTPSQAPGERVAVLPQQPAPKSSATAEPAAPNPATPASAGGTYTVVAGDTLHGIARKTGASTEAIKQANGLSSGLIRIGQKLTIPAGGGAAPVQTVAAAPKTDQTTTAAVNRPSNVYTPPKQAETAIQKAAADASAPAPNASGISKMRWPVRGRVISGFGSGSGKANDGIDIAVPAGTPVKAAENGVVIYAGDGLKEFGNTVLVRHENGLVTVYGHASELKVQRGQKVRRGEDIALAGMSGSADTPKLHFEVRKDSSPVDPKSYLE, from the coding sequence ATGCGTTCAGGAATCTCTGGCAAATACCGGCGCAGTCTTGCGCATGGCGCGGCCATCGTCGTGGCGGGCGGCCTTCTCGCCGGTTGCAGCTCCGATGTGATGCGGTTCCAGGACTCGATCCTGACGGGCGATTCGCGGCCCGTCCAGCCGGCCCCGGTCGCGCAGGCCTATCCGGGCGACTATTCCCAGGTCGACACGATGAGCACCGGTTCGGTCGCGGCCGTGCCGCGCCGCGGCGGCATCCTCAATCGCGCCGGCCTCGTGCCGCGCCCGCAGGGCAGCGTCAGCGCCGGCGGCGTCTACGCGCAGGCTCCGGTCCAGCAGCCAGTCTACAACAATTCCTATCCGGCCGCCGCGCCGCAGAGCCTGCCGCCGGTTTCCACTGGTAGCATGTCTTCCGGCAGCGTCTCGTCCGGCCCGGCGCTGGCGCCGGTCACGCGCGCCAGCCTCGACACCACCGTCACCGGCTCGACGCAGCCGCTGCGCACGCCGGCCGCGGCCGCGGTGCAGCCCGTGCCCGTCGCCGTGCAGCCCGCGCCGCCCACCCTTGCCCAGCCGGCGCCGGCATCGACCGCGCAGCAGCCGAACGCGGTTGTCACCACCGACGGCGAGGGCGGCTGGATGCGCGCCGGCGGCACGCAGATCACCGTCAAGCCGGGCGAGACCGTCTACAACCTGTCGCGCCGCTTCGGCGTGCCGACCGACGCCATCCTCAAGGCCAACGGACTTTCCAGCGCCAACGCACTTGCCGCCGGCCAGCAGATCGTGATCCCGACCTATGTGCATTCGGCCCGCGCTCCGGTCAGCGCGCCCGACGCCAACCCCAACGTCGCCGACGCGCGCTCGTCGACCGGCACCCGATACGACGTGCCGGCGGGTCGCACGCCGACCCCGTCGCAGGCTCCCGGCGAGCGGGTGGCGGTGCTGCCGCAGCAGCCGGCGCCGAAGAGCAGCGCCACGGCCGAGCCGGCCGCGCCCAACCCGGCAACCCCGGCGTCGGCGGGCGGAACCTACACCGTGGTCGCCGGCGACACGCTGCACGGAATCGCGCGCAAGACCGGCGCGAGCACCGAGGCGATCAAGCAGGCCAACGGCCTATCGAGCGGGCTGATCCGCATCGGCCAGAAGCTGACGATCCCGGCTGGCGGCGGCGCCGCGCCGGTCCAGACCGTGGCCGCGGCTCCGAAGACGGACCAGACCACGACCGCGGCGGTCAACCGCCCGTCCAACGTCTACACCCCGCCGAAGCAGGCGGAGACCGCGATCCAGAAAGCGGCGGCCGATGCCTCGGCCCCGGCGCCGAACGCCAGCGGCATCTCGAAGATGCGCTGGCCGGTGCGCGGGCGGGTGATCTCCGGCTTCGGCAGCGGCAGCGGCAAGGCAAACGACGGCATCGACATCGCCGTGCCGGCCGGCACGCCGGTCAAGGCGGCGGAGAACGGCGTCGTCATCTATGCCGGCGACGGGCTGAAGGAGTTCGGCAACACCGTGCTGGTGCGCCATGAGAACGGGCTGGTCACGGTCTACGGCCATGCGAGCGAGCTGAAGGTGCAGCGCGGGCAGAAGGTGCGCCGCGGCGAGGACATCGCGCTCGCCGGCATGAGCGGCTCGGCCGACACGCCGAAGCTGCATTTCGAGGTGCGCAAGGATTCCTCGCCCGTCGATCCCAAATCCTATCTGGAGTGA